One part of the Procambarus clarkii isolate CNS0578487 chromosome 41, FALCON_Pclarkii_2.0, whole genome shotgun sequence genome encodes these proteins:
- the LOC138373215 gene encoding uncharacterized protein — protein MEFPPEETHKETGKGSEVCDEALPRVPCDGVRPSSHSPPIITQSAHHHTVRPSSHSPPIISQSAHHHTVRPSSSQSAHHHTVRPSSHSPPIITQSAHHHTVRPSSHSPPIISQSAHHLTVRPSSHSPPIITQSAHHHTVRPSSHSPPIISQSAHHHTVRPSSHSPPIITQSAHHHTVRPSSHSPPIITQSAHHHTVRPSSHSPPIITQSAHHLTVRPSSHSPPIITQSAHHHTVRPSSHSPPIIAQSAHHHTVRLSKESSPEHKTIEPPVQRIVRELVLDLID, from the exons atggagttcccacctgaagaaacacacaaggaaactggaaaaggttcagaagtttgtgaCGAGGCTCTTCCCAGAGTTCCGTGTGATGggg tccgcccatcatcacacagtccgcccatcatcacacagtccgcccatcatcacacagtccgcccatcatcacacagtccGCCCATCATCTCACAGtccgcccatcatcacacagtccGCCCATCATCATCACAGtccgcccatcatcacacagtccGCCCATCATCTCACAGtccgcccatcatcacacagtccgcccatcatcacacagtccgcccatcatcacacagtccGCCCATCATCTCACAGTCCGCCCATCATCTCACAGtccgcccatcatcacacagtccgcccatcatcacacagtccgcccatcatcacacagtccgcccatcatcacacagtccGCCCATCATCTCACAGtccgcccatcatcacacagtccGCCCATCATCTCACAGtccgcccatcatcacacagtccgcccatcatcacacagtccgcccatcatcacacagtccgcccatcatcacacagtccgcccatcatcacacagtccgcccatcatcacacagtccgcccatcatcacacagtccGCCCATCATCTCACAGtccgcccatcatcacacagtccgcccatcatcacacagtccgcccatcatcacacagtccGCCCATCATCTCACAGTCCGCCCATCATCGCCCAGtccgcccatcatcacacagtccGCCTAAGCAAGGAATCCTCACCTGAACACAAGACAATAGAACCACCGGTCCAGAGGATTGTTAGGGAACTGGTCCTTGATCTGATTGACTGA